The Buttiauxella selenatireducens genome has a window encoding:
- the speFL gene encoding leader peptide SpeFL codes for MENNNKSMPHIRRVTHIMMLIHRSCFDFHLFNSK; via the coding sequence ATGGAAAACAATAATAAGTCCATGCCACATATCCGACGGGTTACGCATATTATGATGCTCATACACCGTAGCTGTTTTGATTTTCATCTTTTCAACTCTAAGTAA
- the uhpT gene encoding hexose-6-phosphate:phosphate antiporter, with translation MLALLNQVRKPTLDLPLDVRRKMWFKPFMQSYLVVFIGYLTMYLIRKNFNIAQNDMISTYGLSMTQLGMIGLGFSITYGVGKTLVSYYADGKNTKQFLPFMLILSAICMLGFSASMGTGSVSLFMMIAFYALSGFFQSAGGSCSYSTITKWTPRRKRGTYLGLWNISHNLGGAGAAGVALFGANVLFDGHVIGMFIFPSIIALIVGFIGLRYGSDSPESYGLGKAEELFSEELSEEDKETEDESMTKWQIFVEYVLKNKVIWLLCFSNIFLYVVRIGIDQWSTVYAFQELKLSKEVAIQGFTLFEVGALVGTLLWGWLSDLANGRRALVACVALALIIATLGVYQHASNQYVYLASLFALGFLVFGPQLLIGVAAVGFVPKKAIGAADGIKGTFAYLIGDSFAKLGLGMIADGTPIFGLTGWAGTFAALDAAAIGCIVLMAMVAVMEERKIRRDKRIQRLATR, from the coding sequence ATGCTGGCCTTATTAAACCAGGTGCGCAAGCCGACCCTGGATCTGCCGCTCGATGTGCGGCGCAAGATGTGGTTCAAACCGTTCATGCAGTCTTACCTGGTGGTCTTTATCGGCTACCTGACCATGTACCTGATCCGTAAGAACTTCAACATCGCGCAGAACGATATGATCTCTACCTACGGGCTGAGCATGACGCAGCTGGGGATGATCGGCCTGGGCTTCTCCATCACCTACGGCGTGGGTAAAACCCTGGTTTCCTACTATGCGGATGGCAAAAATACTAAGCAGTTCCTGCCGTTTATGCTGATCCTCTCCGCCATCTGTATGTTGGGCTTTAGTGCCAGCATGGGGACGGGTTCGGTCAGCCTGTTTATGATGATCGCTTTCTACGCCCTGAGCGGCTTTTTCCAGAGCGCGGGTGGCTCGTGCAGTTACTCCACCATTACCAAATGGACGCCTCGCCGCAAGCGCGGAACCTACCTGGGGCTGTGGAATATCTCCCATAACCTGGGCGGTGCCGGTGCCGCTGGTGTGGCACTGTTTGGTGCGAACGTCCTGTTCGACGGCCACGTCATTGGCATGTTTATCTTCCCGTCCATCATCGCGCTGATTGTTGGTTTTATTGGTCTGCGATACGGCAGCGACTCCCCTGAATCCTACGGCCTGGGCAAAGCGGAAGAGTTGTTCAGCGAAGAGCTCAGCGAAGAAGATAAAGAGACTGAAGACGAGTCGATGACCAAATGGCAAATCTTCGTGGAGTATGTGCTGAAGAACAAAGTCATCTGGCTGCTGTGCTTCTCCAACATCTTCCTCTACGTGGTGCGTATCGGTATCGATCAGTGGTCTACGGTATACGCCTTCCAGGAGCTGAAGCTTTCTAAAGAAGTGGCGATTCAGGGCTTTACCCTGTTTGAAGTGGGCGCGTTGGTCGGCACGTTGCTGTGGGGCTGGTTATCGGATCTGGCGAACGGTCGCCGTGCGCTGGTCGCCTGCGTTGCGCTGGCATTAATCATCGCGACACTCGGCGTTTATCAGCACGCCAGTAATCAGTATGTTTACCTGGCATCGCTGTTCGCGCTGGGCTTCCTGGTGTTTGGCCCGCAGTTGCTGATTGGTGTGGCGGCGGTCGGATTCGTTCCGAAAAAAGCCATCGGTGCGGCTGATGGTATCAAAGGAACTTTCGCTTATCTGATCGGCGACAGCTTCGCTAAGTTGGGGCTGGGAATGATCGCCGACGGTACGCCAATCTTTGGCCTGACCGGCTGGGCAGGGACTTTCGCCGCGCTGGATGCAGCGGCAATTGGCTGCATCGTGCTGATGGCAATGGTCGCAGTGATGGAAGAACGCAAAATTCGCCGTGATAAACGCATTCAGCGTTTAGCGACTCGCTAA
- a CDS encoding GNAT family N-acetyltransferase, translating to MNLAAPVEIALRRITAHDNAAIARVIREVSAEYGLTADKGYTVADPNLDELFQVYSQPGHAFWIVELDGKVVGGGGVAPLTCSEPDICELQKMYFLPVVRGKGLAKRLAIQAMDYAREEGFKRCYLETTAFLTEAIALYERLGFEHISEPLGCTGHVDCEVRMIKSL from the coding sequence ATGAATCTTGCTGCTCCGGTTGAAATCGCACTGCGCCGGATAACCGCCCATGACAATGCGGCTATCGCCCGTGTTATCCGCGAAGTGTCCGCTGAATACGGCTTAACCGCCGATAAAGGCTACACCGTAGCTGATCCTAATTTGGATGAATTGTTCCAGGTTTATAGCCAACCCGGGCATGCTTTCTGGATTGTAGAACTGGACGGCAAAGTGGTTGGTGGTGGTGGCGTCGCGCCGTTAACTTGCAGCGAGCCGGATATTTGTGAATTGCAGAAAATGTATTTCCTGCCGGTCGTGCGGGGTAAAGGTCTGGCAAAACGCCTGGCAATACAGGCGATGGATTATGCCCGCGAAGAAGGTTTTAAGCGTTGCTATCTGGAAACTACGGCATTTCTGACAGAAGCTATCGCGCTGTACGAGCGTCTTGGCTTTGAACATATTTCTGAGCCGTTGGGCTGTACAGGGCATGTGGATTGCGAAGTGCGGATGATTAAGTCTCTGTAA
- a CDS encoding YhcH/YjgK/YiaL family protein yields the protein MIIGNIHSLQSWLPEELRLAIEHVKQHITPETPLGKHDIDGNRLFMLVSEDSTQSIEDRPAEFHQRYLDIQIVMGGQEGMTFSCLPAGTPETDWLADKDIAFLPEGVQEKTVILNEGDFVVFYPGEVHKPLCAVGKPAPVRKVVVKMLMV from the coding sequence ATGATTATTGGCAACATCCACTCTTTGCAATCCTGGCTGCCGGAAGAGCTGCGTCTGGCAATTGAACACGTTAAACAACACATCACCCCAGAAACGCCACTTGGGAAGCATGATATCGACGGCAATCGCCTGTTTATGCTGGTTTCTGAAGATTCCACACAGTCTATCGAAGATCGTCCTGCGGAATTCCACCAGCGCTATCTGGACATTCAGATTGTGATGGGGGGCCAGGAAGGGATGACGTTTAGCTGTCTGCCTGCGGGTACGCCTGAAACTGACTGGTTGGCGGATAAAGACATCGCCTTCCTGCCAGAAGGCGTGCAGGAAAAGACGGTCATCTTAAATGAAGGGGATTTCGTGGTGTTCTATCCGGGCGAAGTTCACAAGCCACTGTGCGCGGTGGGCAAACCCGCACCAGTACGTAAAGTCGTTGTGAAGATGTTGATGGTGTAA
- the argF gene encoding ornithine carbamoyltransferase has translation MSHFYQKHFLKLLDFTPAQLKELLALSAKLKNDKNKGTEIQHLTGKNIALIFEKDSTRTRCSFEVAAFDQGARVTYLGPSGSQIGHKESIKDTARVLGRMYDGIQYRGFGQEIVETLAQYAGVPVWNGLTNEFHPTQLLADLLTMQEHMPGKTFQQMTLVYAGDARNNMGNSMLEAAALTGLNLRLVAPKACWPDEKLVTECQAQAEHNGGSITLTEDIAAGVKGADFIYTDVWVSMGEPKEIWAERINLLRDYQVNRAMLALTDNPDVKFLHCLPAFHDDQTTLGKKMAEQYGLHGGMEVTDEVFESPNSVVFDQAENRMHTIKAVMVATLVQS, from the coding sequence ATGAGTCATTTCTATCAAAAGCATTTTCTAAAATTATTGGATTTCACCCCTGCACAACTTAAAGAATTGCTCGCCCTGTCTGCCAAACTGAAAAACGATAAGAATAAAGGCACTGAAATTCAGCATCTTACTGGTAAAAATATTGCGCTCATCTTCGAAAAAGACTCGACTCGTACGAGGTGCTCTTTCGAAGTTGCCGCATTTGACCAGGGGGCGCGAGTCACTTATCTCGGCCCAAGCGGAAGCCAAATTGGGCATAAAGAATCAATTAAGGATACTGCTCGCGTATTAGGCCGGATGTACGATGGCATTCAGTATCGCGGGTTTGGCCAGGAAATCGTTGAAACCCTGGCGCAGTATGCCGGCGTTCCTGTCTGGAACGGGCTGACCAATGAGTTTCACCCGACGCAATTACTGGCGGATTTGCTGACTATGCAAGAGCACATGCCAGGCAAAACCTTCCAGCAGATGACGCTGGTTTATGCTGGCGATGCGCGTAATAACATGGGCAATTCGATGCTGGAAGCTGCCGCGTTGACGGGGTTGAATTTGCGCCTGGTAGCGCCGAAGGCCTGTTGGCCGGATGAAAAACTGGTCACAGAATGCCAGGCTCAAGCAGAGCACAACGGTGGGAGCATCACCCTGACAGAAGATATTGCTGCGGGCGTAAAAGGTGCCGATTTCATTTATACCGATGTGTGGGTGTCGATGGGCGAGCCTAAAGAGATTTGGGCGGAGCGTATCAATCTGTTACGGGATTATCAGGTCAATCGCGCAATGCTGGCACTGACCGACAATCCTGACGTGAAATTCCTCCACTGTCTGCCAGCATTCCACGACGACCAAACGACGCTTGGCAAAAAAATGGCGGAACAATATGGCCTGCACGGTGGCATGGAAGTCACGGACGAGGTGTTTGAATCACCAAACAGCGTGGTTTTTGATCAGGCTGAAAACCGTATGCATACCATTAAAGCTGTGATGGTTGCGACGTTGGTTCAGAGTTGA
- the uhpB gene encoding signal transduction histidine-protein kinase/phosphatase UhpB, with protein MQPFLSRLISVVASFFIFSAAWFCLWSISLHLVERPELAVLLFPFGLRLGLMLQCPRGYWPVLLGAEWLMLGWLAQEVALAHLPLLMIGGVLTLLPVALISRYRHQRDWRTLLRQGGALIAAALLQSLPWIGQGQETLSALLITLTGGLTLAPTCLVIWHYLTSTVWQPLGPGLVSQPVNWRARHLIWYLLLFVVSLWLQLGLPDELSRFTPFCLALPIIALAWHYGWQGALIATLMNAIALIASQTWHDHPVDLLLSLLAQSLTGLLLGAGIQRLRELNQSLQTELARNRRLAERLLETEESVRREVARELHDDIGQTITAIRTQAGIVQRLAPGNEGVRLGGTHIEQLSLGIYDSVRRLLGRLRPRQLDDLSLEQAIRSLMREMELEGRGIVSHLDWQIDEPQLSESQRVTLFRVCQEGLNNIVKHASASAVTIQGWQQDERLMLVIEDDGSGLPPDSGQQGFGLAGMRERVTALGGTLAISCTHGTRVSVSLPKRYA; from the coding sequence ATGCAACCCTTTTTATCCCGGCTTATCTCCGTGGTCGCCAGCTTTTTTATCTTCTCTGCTGCGTGGTTTTGCCTGTGGAGCATCAGCCTGCACCTGGTGGAACGGCCCGAGCTGGCAGTTCTGCTCTTTCCCTTCGGCCTGCGTTTAGGGTTGATGCTGCAATGCCCGCGCGGCTACTGGCCCGTCTTACTCGGGGCGGAGTGGCTGATGCTTGGCTGGCTGGCGCAGGAAGTGGCGCTGGCACATCTTCCGTTGTTAATGATTGGCGGCGTACTAACCCTCCTGCCGGTCGCGCTGATTTCCCGCTACCGCCATCAACGTGACTGGCGCACCTTGCTCCGTCAGGGTGGGGCGCTAATTGCCGCTGCGTTGTTACAGTCGCTGCCGTGGATCGGGCAAGGGCAGGAGACGCTGAGCGCGTTGCTGATAACGCTGACCGGCGGGCTAACCCTGGCTCCAACTTGCCTCGTCATCTGGCACTATCTCACCAGCACCGTCTGGCAGCCGCTGGGGCCGGGACTGGTTTCACAGCCGGTAAACTGGCGCGCCCGCCACCTTATCTGGTACCTGTTGCTGTTTGTGGTCAGCCTGTGGCTACAGCTTGGGTTACCTGACGAGCTGTCTCGCTTTACGCCATTCTGCCTGGCCCTGCCGATTATCGCCCTGGCCTGGCACTACGGCTGGCAGGGCGCGTTGATCGCGACGCTGATGAATGCGATTGCGTTGATCGCCAGCCAAACCTGGCACGATCATCCGGTGGATCTGCTGCTCTCACTGCTGGCGCAAAGCCTGACCGGGCTGCTGCTGGGGGCGGGGATCCAGCGTCTGCGTGAGCTTAATCAATCCCTGCAAACTGAGCTTGCGCGCAACCGCCGCCTTGCAGAACGGCTGCTGGAAACCGAAGAGAGCGTGCGGCGAGAAGTCGCGCGCGAACTACATGATGACATCGGCCAGACCATTACTGCGATTCGTACCCAGGCGGGTATTGTGCAGCGCCTGGCGCCGGGTAATGAAGGGGTGAGGCTGGGTGGGACGCACATCGAGCAGTTATCCCTTGGGATTTATGATTCGGTACGCCGCCTGCTGGGAAGGCTGCGTCCACGTCAGTTGGATGATTTATCTCTGGAGCAGGCGATTCGTTCGCTGATGCGTGAAATGGAACTGGAAGGCCGTGGGATCGTGAGCCACCTCGACTGGCAAATCGACGAGCCGCAGCTGAGTGAAAGCCAGCGCGTTACGCTATTTCGCGTGTGCCAGGAAGGGCTGAACAACATTGTGAAGCATGCCAGCGCCAGCGCGGTAACGATTCAGGGCTGGCAGCAGGACGAACGGCTGATGTTGGTGATTGAAGATGATGGCAGCGGCCTGCCGCCCGACTCGGGGCAGCAAGGTTTTGGCCTGGCAGGCATGCGCGAACGTGTGACGGCGCTCGGCGGAACCCTCGCTATTTCCTGTACTCATGGCACGCGCGTCAGCGTCAGTTTGCCAAAGCGATACGCATAA
- the rraB gene encoding ribonuclease E inhibitor RraB, producing the protein MANPELLEEQREETRLIIEELLEDGSDPDALYTIEHHLSADDFETLEKAAVEAFKMGYEVTDPEELEVEEGDTVICCDVLSECALKAELLDEQVEQLLNLAEKFGVDYDGWGTYFEDPNGEEGDDEGDDDLVDEDDDGVRH; encoded by the coding sequence ATGGCAAATCCAGAACTGCTGGAAGAGCAGCGCGAAGAGACGCGTTTGATTATTGAAGAATTATTGGAAGACGGCAGCGACCCTGACGCGCTGTACACTATCGAGCATCACCTTTCCGCAGACGATTTCGAAACTCTTGAAAAAGCCGCTGTTGAAGCATTCAAAATGGGTTACGAAGTCACTGACCCAGAAGAGCTGGAAGTGGAAGAGGGCGACACGGTTATCTGCTGTGACGTGCTGAGCGAATGTGCGCTGAAAGCCGAACTGCTGGACGAGCAGGTTGAACAACTGCTGAACCTCGCCGAGAAATTCGGTGTGGACTATGACGGTTGGGGCACTTACTTCGAAGACCCGAACGGTGAAGAGGGTGACGATGAAGGTGACGACGATTTAGTCGATGAAGACGACGACGGCGTACGCCACTAA
- the speF gene encoding ornithine decarboxylase SpeF, translated as MEKLKIAVSTNTTECFNTERETVDITNTNFTDVSAAVISVKDATSGMLNTIEQTGFGIPIFVAVCCEEELPAEVLPRVTGVFELCDGNVDFYGKQLEAAAVKYEKEVLPPFFGSLVDYVQQGNAAFDCPGHQGGQFFRRHPAGRQFFDYFGETLFRSDLCNADVSMGDLLIHEGAPCTAQMHAAKVFNADKTYFVLNGTSSSNKVVLNALLAPGDLVLFDRNNHKSNHHGALIQAGATPVYLETARNPFGFIGGIDAHCFEEKYLRDLVREVAPNRSAEKRPFRLAVIQLGTYDGTIYNARQVVDKIGHLCDYILFDSAWVGYEQFIPMMNDCSPLLLELNENDPGILVTQSVHKQQAGFSQTSQIHKKDKHIKGQSRYVNHKRMNNAFMMHASTSPFYPLFAALDVNAKMHEGESGKRMWMDCVKVGIETRKLLLKLCKHIRPFVPETIDGRKWEDFDTETMANDLRFFNFIPGERWHSFDNYAEHQYFVDPCKLMLTTPGINVQTGEYDSFGVPATILANFLRENGIVPEKCDLNSILFLMTPAEDMAKMQHLVAQIARFERLIEEDAPLSEVLPSIYKTYEERYEGYTIRQLCQEMHDLYVSHNVKQLQKEMFRKDHFPKVVMNPQEANIEFVRGNVELVALSQVEGRIAAEGALPYPPGVLCVVPGEIWGGSVQRYFLALEEGINLLPGFAPELQGVYIKQDDDRKKRAYGYVIKQ; from the coding sequence ATGGAAAAATTAAAAATAGCAGTTAGTACCAACACGACAGAATGCTTTAACACCGAGCGCGAAACTGTCGATATAACGAATACTAATTTTACTGATGTGTCAGCTGCCGTTATTTCCGTTAAAGATGCGACATCGGGTATGTTGAATACCATTGAACAAACTGGTTTCGGTATTCCAATCTTTGTCGCGGTTTGCTGCGAAGAAGAGCTGCCAGCAGAAGTGCTGCCTCGCGTAACTGGCGTGTTTGAACTGTGCGATGGAAATGTTGATTTCTACGGCAAACAACTGGAAGCCGCTGCGGTTAAATATGAGAAAGAAGTTCTGCCACCGTTCTTCGGCAGCCTGGTGGACTATGTGCAGCAGGGTAATGCCGCCTTCGACTGCCCAGGACACCAGGGTGGACAATTCTTCCGTCGTCACCCAGCCGGCCGCCAATTCTTTGATTACTTTGGTGAAACGTTATTCCGCTCTGACCTGTGTAACGCTGACGTTTCAATGGGTGATTTGCTGATCCACGAAGGCGCTCCGTGTACTGCTCAGATGCATGCGGCGAAAGTGTTTAACGCGGATAAAACCTACTTCGTATTAAACGGGACTTCATCTTCTAACAAAGTGGTATTGAACGCATTGTTAGCGCCGGGCGACCTGGTGCTATTTGACCGTAATAACCATAAATCCAACCACCACGGTGCATTGATTCAGGCAGGCGCGACTCCTGTCTATCTGGAAACAGCACGTAACCCGTTCGGTTTTATCGGCGGTATTGATGCTCACTGCTTTGAAGAAAAATATCTCCGTGATTTAGTCCGTGAAGTTGCGCCAAATCGAAGCGCTGAAAAGCGTCCGTTCCGTCTGGCTGTTATTCAACTGGGTACCTACGACGGTACGATTTATAACGCGCGTCAGGTTGTCGATAAGATTGGTCATCTTTGCGACTACATCCTGTTTGATTCTGCGTGGGTGGGTTACGAGCAATTCATTCCGATGATGAATGACTGTTCACCTCTGTTGCTTGAACTGAATGAAAATGATCCTGGTATTCTGGTGACGCAGTCAGTACATAAACAGCAGGCGGGCTTCTCTCAGACTTCGCAAATCCACAAAAAAGACAAACACATTAAAGGCCAATCTCGCTATGTAAATCATAAACGTATGAACAACGCGTTTATGATGCATGCCTCCACCAGCCCGTTCTACCCGCTGTTTGCAGCCCTTGACGTTAACGCCAAAATGCATGAAGGCGAAAGCGGTAAGCGTATGTGGATGGACTGCGTAAAAGTGGGGATTGAGACTCGTAAGCTGCTGTTAAAACTCTGCAAACATATCCGTCCGTTCGTGCCGGAAACCATCGATGGCCGTAAGTGGGAAGATTTTGATACTGAAACCATGGCAAACGACCTGCGTTTCTTCAACTTCATTCCAGGTGAACGCTGGCACTCATTTGATAATTACGCAGAGCATCAATACTTCGTTGACCCATGCAAACTGATGCTGACCACTCCAGGTATTAATGTTCAGACCGGTGAATACGACAGCTTCGGCGTGCCTGCGACTATCCTTGCCAACTTCCTGCGTGAGAACGGCATCGTACCGGAGAAATGTGACCTCAACTCCATTCTGTTCCTGATGACGCCTGCCGAAGACATGGCGAAGATGCAGCATCTTGTTGCCCAAATTGCTCGTTTTGAACGCCTGATCGAAGAAGATGCTCCGTTGTCTGAAGTGCTGCCATCTATCTACAAAACCTACGAAGAACGTTACGAAGGCTACACCATCCGTCAGCTGTGTCAGGAAATGCATGACTTGTACGTCAGCCATAACGTGAAGCAGTTGCAAAAAGAGATGTTCCGTAAAGATCACTTCCCGAAAGTGGTGATGAATCCTCAAGAGGCAAACATTGAGTTTGTACGCGGTAACGTTGAATTAGTGGCGTTATCTCAGGTTGAAGGTCGTATCGCTGCTGAAGGTGCTCTGCCATATCCTCCGGGTGTTTTATGTGTTGTTCCGGGCGAGATCTGGGGCGGTTCTGTGCAGCGTTATTTCCTGGCACTGGAAGAAGGGATCAATCTGTTACCAGGCTTTGCGCCTGAATTACAGGGTGTCTATATCAAGCAGGATGACGATCGTAAAAAACGCGCTTATGGCTATGTTATTAAACAATAA
- a CDS encoding MFS transporter has translation MSDKAEIDARYSYWRRHILVTIWLGYALFYFTRKSFNAAAPEILASGVMARTDIGLLATLFYITYGLSKFFSGIVSDRSNARYFMGLGLIATGVVNILFGFSTSLWAFALLWVLNAFFQGWGSPVCARLLTAWYSRTERGGWWAVWNTAHNVGGALIPMVVGAAALHYGWRAGMMIAGSLAILAGLFLCWRLRDRPQTVGLPPIGDWRHDELEIAQQQEGAGLTRREILYKYVLGNPWIWLLSLCYVLVYVVRAAINDWGNLYMSETLGVDLVTANSAVTMFELGGFIGALVAGWGSDKLFNGNRGPMNLIFAAGILLSVGSLWLMPFASYVMQATCFFTTGFFVFGPQMLIGMAAAECSHKEAAGAATGFVGLFAYLGASLSGWPLAQVIDIWHWNGFFAVIAIAAGISALLLLPFLNAQSPQVRREA, from the coding sequence ATCAGCGATAAAGCTGAAATTGACGCGCGCTATAGCTACTGGCGTCGGCACATTCTGGTCACCATCTGGCTGGGCTATGCGCTGTTTTATTTCACCCGTAAAAGTTTTAACGCCGCCGCCCCGGAAATCCTCGCCAGCGGCGTAATGGCGCGTACCGATATCGGCCTGTTGGCGACGCTGTTTTACATCACTTACGGGTTGTCGAAATTTTTCTCCGGCATTGTCAGTGACCGCTCAAACGCCCGTTATTTCATGGGATTAGGGTTGATCGCTACCGGCGTTGTTAACATCCTTTTCGGTTTCTCCACCTCCCTTTGGGCATTTGCTTTGCTGTGGGTGCTGAACGCCTTCTTCCAGGGCTGGGGCTCGCCGGTGTGCGCCCGTTTGCTGACGGCATGGTACTCCCGGACTGAACGCGGTGGCTGGTGGGCGGTATGGAATACCGCGCATAACGTCGGCGGGGCGCTGATCCCGATGGTGGTCGGCGCTGCGGCGCTGCATTACGGTTGGCGTGCGGGAATGATGATCGCCGGTTCGCTGGCTATTTTAGCGGGGCTGTTTCTCTGTTGGCGTCTGCGCGACCGCCCGCAAACTGTTGGCTTGCCGCCGATAGGCGACTGGCGGCACGACGAGCTGGAAATCGCCCAGCAGCAGGAAGGAGCAGGGCTGACGCGCCGGGAAATCCTCTACAAATACGTGCTGGGGAATCCCTGGATCTGGCTGCTGTCACTGTGCTATGTACTGGTCTACGTGGTGCGGGCGGCGATCAACGACTGGGGGAACCTCTACATGTCAGAGACTCTGGGCGTGGATCTGGTCACGGCCAACTCGGCGGTAACGATGTTTGAGCTGGGTGGGTTTATCGGCGCACTGGTGGCAGGCTGGGGCTCGGACAAACTATTCAACGGCAACCGTGGGCCGATGAACCTGATATTTGCCGCCGGAATATTGCTCTCTGTCGGCTCGCTGTGGCTGATGCCCTTTGCCAGCTATGTGATGCAGGCTACCTGCTTTTTCACCACCGGTTTCTTTGTGTTTGGCCCGCAGATGTTGATTGGCATGGCAGCGGCGGAGTGCTCCCACAAAGAGGCGGCGGGGGCCGCTACCGGCTTTGTTGGCCTGTTCGCTTACCTCGGCGCGTCTCTCTCCGGCTGGCCGTTGGCGCAGGTTATCGACATCTGGCACTGGAATGGTTTCTTCGCGGTGATCGCTATCGCCGCAGGGATCTCTGCGCTGCTGTTGCTCCCGTTCCTTAATGCCCAGTCCCCACAAGTCCGTCGCGAAGCGTGA
- the uhpA gene encoding transcriptional regulator UhpA yields the protein MVTIALIDDHLIVRSGFAQLLGLEPDFQIVVEFCSGREALAGLPGRGVQVCICDISMPDISGLELLAQLPKGMATIMLSVHDSPALVEQALNAGARGFLSKRCSPDELIAAVHTVATGGCYLTSDIAIKLAAGRQDPLTKRERQVAEKLAQGMAVKEIATELGLSPKTVHVHRANLMEKLGVSNDVGLAHRLFDGW from the coding sequence ATGGTAACCATCGCCCTTATTGACGACCACCTTATCGTCCGCTCCGGCTTTGCTCAGCTGTTGGGGTTGGAGCCGGATTTTCAGATTGTGGTTGAGTTTTGTTCCGGGCGCGAAGCGTTGGCAGGACTGCCAGGGCGTGGTGTACAGGTGTGTATTTGCGACATCTCGATGCCAGATATTTCCGGGCTGGAACTGCTCGCGCAACTGCCAAAAGGCATGGCGACCATTATGCTGTCGGTGCACGACAGCCCGGCGCTGGTGGAGCAGGCTTTAAACGCCGGCGCGCGCGGCTTCCTGTCAAAACGCTGTAGCCCGGATGAGCTGATTGCCGCCGTTCATACGGTGGCGACGGGCGGCTGCTATCTGACGTCGGACATCGCCATCAAACTGGCGGCCGGACGGCAGGACCCGTTAACCAAACGCGAACGCCAGGTGGCGGAAAAACTCGCACAGGGTATGGCAGTCAAAGAGATCGCCACTGAGCTTGGGCTGTCACCAAAGACGGTTCACGTCCATCGCGCCAATCTGATGGAAAAACTCGGCGTCAGTAACGACGTCGGGCTGGCTCACCGTCTGTTCGACGGATGGTGA
- the miaE gene encoding tRNA isopentenyl-2-thiomethyl-A-37 hydroxylase MiaE yields MNYPQILSPVLNFLHCPTPDAWIEKARQPEHLPLLLTDHLVCELKAAQTAMFLIRKYVADKNSAQALLDWLKPYEDFAFREGREPDFVALHKSLSKSVMPKTANAWGQQLIDSMVLLIKEELHHFWQVREIMLARNIPYVKITASRYAKALLSETRTHEPVMLVDKLICGAYIEARSCERFAALAPHLDDELQKFYLSLLRSEARHYQDYLALAEKIAGGDISSRVRFFGEVEAALISSPDSDFRFHSGVPAA; encoded by the coding sequence ATGAATTACCCACAAATCCTCTCTCCTGTACTCAATTTCCTGCATTGCCCAACGCCTGACGCCTGGATTGAAAAAGCCCGACAGCCAGAGCATTTGCCACTGTTGCTGACAGACCATCTGGTGTGCGAACTCAAAGCGGCGCAAACGGCTATGTTTTTGATTCGCAAATATGTCGCGGATAAAAATAGTGCCCAGGCGCTACTCGACTGGCTAAAGCCCTACGAAGATTTCGCCTTCCGTGAAGGCAGAGAACCGGATTTTGTCGCGCTGCATAAAAGCCTGAGCAAAAGCGTGATGCCCAAAACGGCGAACGCTTGGGGCCAGCAACTTATCGATAGCATGGTGTTGTTGATTAAAGAGGAGCTGCACCACTTCTGGCAGGTGCGCGAGATTATGCTCGCCCGCAACATTCCCTATGTGAAAATCACCGCCAGCCGCTATGCCAAAGCGCTGCTGAGCGAAACGCGGACCCACGAGCCGGTGATGTTGGTGGATAAATTGATTTGTGGTGCGTATATCGAGGCGCGTTCATGTGAGCGCTTTGCCGCACTCGCGCCGCATCTGGATGATGAGCTACAGAAATTCTATTTGTCGCTGTTGCGTTCAGAAGCCCGTCATTACCAGGACTATTTAGCTTTAGCGGAAAAGATCGCCGGTGGGGATATCAGCTCCCGAGTGCGTTTCTTCGGCGAGGTTGAAGCGGCGTTAATTAGCAGCCCGGATAGCGATTTTCGTTTTCACAGCGGCGTACCCGCCGCTTAA